A genomic region of Fusarium falciforme chromosome 4, complete sequence contains the following coding sequences:
- a CDS encoding MFS domain-containing protein has product MTEGDTPTVRPTGIQSISLQEDNGIQSDEIDYPDGGLKAWMVVVGAWCAMVPPMGLLNTLAVLQAWISENELKGISESKTGWIFSCYAFFITACGAQVGPVFDAYDIKLLLLPGSIGVVASLIFMSLSTEFYHFLLSFGVLGGISSSLLFNPSLSAIGHWFCKRRAFATGLACSAGGIGGIIFSIIILYLTPRIGFPWAIRVVAFLSLGLLIVANIFLRKRIPHNKKAKAYIDFGLFRDVNFSVTVAAIFLVEFAVFIPYTYLCSYALSYGFSSRQAYLLNVLLNAGAIPGRVLPGYIADRFGAFNTMIVTALSCGAFILGLWLIADGDHARVMAFSVLFGFWSGAAISLSPVCVSRVCRIEDYGKSNGMAYFVASFGALVGIPIAGALLDGSEDGYRNLIIFAGGFYMVASIACCIARGVAGGWKPALF; this is encoded by the exons ATGACTGAAGGCGACACTCCAACTGTGCGTCCAACAGGGATCCAGTCAATTTCACTTCAAGAGG ATAATGGTATTCAGTCTGATGAGATCGATTACCCCGATGGCGGGCTCAAGGCCTGGATGGTCGTCGTCGGAGCTTGGTGCGCAATGGTCCCCCCCATGGGCCTGCTCAACACCTTGGCTGTCCTCCAGGCCTGGATCTCTGAGAATGAACTGAAGGGCATCTCTGAGAGTAAAACAGGATGGATATTTAGCTGCTACGCCTTCTTCATAACGGCTTGTGGCGCGCAAGTTG GCCCTGTCTTTGATGCTTACGATATCAAACTACTACTTCTCCCTGGGTCAATTGGGGTTGTTGCGTCCCTGATCTTCATGAGCCTATCCACCG AGTTCTACcacttcctcctctcctttGGCGTTCTTGGAGGTATATCTTCATCCTTACTATTCAACCCCAGTCTGTCAGCCATAGGGCATTGGTTTTGTAAGCGCCGCGCTTTCGCCACTGGCCTGGCTTGTAGCGCCGGCGGTATTGGAGGCATCATCTTCTCAATCATCATTCTATATCTAACGCCACGTATCGGCTTCCCTTGGGCCATCCGAGTAGTTGCGTTCTTGTCACTTGGCCTCCTCATTGTCGCCAACATATTCCTGAGAAAGCGCATACCTCACAACAAAAAGGCCAAAGCTTACATCGACTTTGGTCTTTTTAGAGACGTCAACTTTTCAGTCACGGTTGCAGCCATCTTCCTTGTTGAATTTGCCGTCTTTATCCCTTATACATATCTGTGCTCATATGCGCTCTCCTACGGTTTCAGCTCACGCCAAGCATACCTGCTCAATGTCCTCTTAAACGCTGGCGCCATCCCTGGCCGAGTTCTTCCTGGTTACATCGCCGATCGTTTCGGCGCTTTCAACACGATGATTGTCACGGCTCTGTCCTGCGGGGCTTTTATCCTAGGCTTATGGTTAATAGCAGACGGGGATCACGCTCGGGTCATGGCATTCTCGGTGCTTTTTGGCTTCTGGTCAGGTGCAGCCATTAGCTTATCACCAGTTTGTGTGTCTCGAGTATGCAGAATCGAGGACTATGGAAAGTCAAATGGAATGGCATATTTCGTCGCAAGTTTCGGAGCCTTGGTTGGCATTCCTATTGCTGGTGCTTTGCTGGACGGAAGCGAAGATGGTTACCGAAACCTGATCATCTTTGCAGGCGGGTTTTACATGGTCGCCAGCATTGCATGCTGTATCGCTCGAGGA